A single Symbiobacterium thermophilum IAM 14863 DNA region contains:
- a CDS encoding restriction endonuclease-like protein gives MRPGLYTGTLTIVVLSGGRQLGTALVEVRSLKLDYLNEYRWMLEQIADSMAELIMERFAPTEQRFRFDQTAEATTLYTRFAMLKWLFSGEAFEAAIHQILAQPHRAWSEETEWRKPGQPIRACARVTRSLARPGPREYGDTPLPFTALPKHIAVPRTEETLDTPENRFIKFILSGWRNFTEEVEQALLCAPPSAPVQRGLLEVKAVREQLQTILSAGLFHEVGDLTFLPTGSQVLQKRSGYRDLYRAYLQFEAAALLTWDGGEDVYGAGKRDVATLYEYWVFLQLVKVMERLCGKEFHLSQLVEVRPDGMGVALRRGRARAIKGTVQRLGRTLQVELWFNRSFGHRTGNQGSWTRPMRPDYSIRIKPDMTYGEPDEVWIHFDAKYRVESVTELFGEDPRTEEEEGRLLDEEQTAESRQLARRADLLKMHAYRDAIRRSAGAYVIYPGTERELLPRFHELLPGLGAFALRPTKDGQGTGLAQVSREQLDIRGVKRAYG, from the coding sequence ATGCGCCCCGGGCTTTACACCGGCACACTGACGATCGTGGTGCTGTCCGGCGGAAGGCAGCTTGGTACGGCCCTCGTCGAGGTTCGGTCTCTCAAACTCGACTATCTGAATGAGTATCGTTGGATGCTGGAGCAAATTGCGGACAGCATGGCAGAGCTGATCATGGAGCGGTTCGCGCCGACCGAGCAGCGTTTTCGCTTCGATCAGACCGCAGAGGCCACGACGTTGTACACCCGCTTTGCCATGCTGAAGTGGCTCTTCTCCGGGGAAGCCTTCGAGGCAGCGATTCACCAAATCCTGGCTCAACCCCACCGGGCATGGTCCGAGGAAACGGAGTGGCGGAAACCCGGCCAGCCCATCCGGGCATGTGCGCGCGTGACAAGGAGTCTGGCACGACCAGGCCCACGCGAGTACGGCGATACACCCCTGCCCTTCACAGCCCTACCTAAGCATATTGCTGTCCCTCGGACGGAGGAGACGCTCGACACGCCAGAGAACCGCTTCATCAAGTTCATCCTTTCGGGTTGGCGAAATTTCACCGAGGAAGTTGAGCAGGCGCTCCTCTGCGCTCCCCCCTCCGCCCCCGTACAGAGGGGACTTCTGGAGGTCAAGGCAGTTCGCGAACAGCTGCAGACGATCCTATCGGCCGGCCTGTTCCACGAAGTGGGGGATCTCACATTTCTCCCGACGGGCAGCCAAGTGCTTCAGAAGCGATCAGGCTACCGCGACCTTTATCGGGCCTACCTCCAGTTTGAAGCTGCAGCCCTCCTCACGTGGGACGGCGGTGAGGACGTGTATGGGGCTGGTAAGCGGGACGTAGCGACGTTGTACGAGTACTGGGTGTTCCTCCAACTGGTGAAGGTGATGGAGCGCCTGTGTGGGAAGGAGTTTCACCTCAGTCAGTTAGTTGAAGTAAGGCCGGACGGGATGGGGGTTGCTTTGCGACGTGGCAGGGCACGAGCCATCAAGGGAACCGTCCAGCGCCTCGGTCGTACGCTCCAGGTCGAGCTTTGGTTCAACCGTTCCTTTGGACATCGCACGGGAAACCAGGGATCCTGGACCCGCCCCATGCGCCCGGACTACTCCATCCGGATCAAACCGGATATGACCTACGGCGAACCCGATGAAGTCTGGATCCATTTTGATGCCAAGTATAGGGTGGAGAGTGTCACCGAACTCTTTGGCGAGGACCCCCGCACCGAAGAAGAGGAAGGTCGGTTACTGGATGAAGAACAGACGGCAGAGTCCCGCCAGTTGGCCAGACGCGCCGACCTTCTGAAGATGCACGCGTACCGGGACGCGATACGCCGATCAGCCGGGGCCTACGTGATCTACCCGGGTACGGAACGAGAGCTGCTACCCAGGTTCCATGAACTCCTTCCCGGACTCGGCGCTTTTGCCCTGAGACCGACCAAGGACGGGCAAGGTACCGGTCTAGCTCAAGTTTCACGCGAACAACTCGACATTCGTGGTGTTAAAAGGGCGTATGGGTAG
- a CDS encoding DUF6884 domain-containing protein — protein MPLLGCTKLKTSYPAPAKELDSVSPLFRKALAYVQHDAEDIYVLSAKYGLVTLDQPLEPYE, from the coding sequence ATCCCGCTGCTCGGCTGCACCAAGTTGAAAACCAGCTACCCCGCGCCAGCCAAGGAGCTTGACTCAGTTTCTCCGCTTTTCCGGAAGGCCCTGGCCTACGTACAGCACGACGCAGAGGACATCTACGTGCTCTCCGCCAAATACGGCCTCGTAACCCTGGACCAACCGCTCGAACCCTACGAGTGA
- a CDS encoding transposase: MVGVWPLPIHHVEVRLMQSHGTTPNIAAQAIKSTTRHGFLVALGWVAQRLNLVEILNRHLRIKQKTYAHTPVDKVVEALVAILGNYRYMKDLNFDPEPLVADPAVAQAWGQERFAHFSTVCATFSKLTEENVQQLSDALAEIQAPLLQQEVAAVAGPDRSGMVIVDIDLTGQKVRGETRQYTGTDFGYIQGKLARGYQIAAAFLSGKQQRFAIDGLLKSGKANSRSGACLLELIPRIEARIGRPLRRVEWVEACLAQQKARVRQLYQQLQTVSGKGSARRKQKLQREFQEEVQHLREVNQRLRQYRQENRTNLAPLRILLRADSAFGTPEVIQRLLELGYEFTIKSYSGSNVAYKHLFDAVPAENWVEVEKNRFASEAVTVPGPTLLAPYPVRLVAMRRWDADGREVRSVILTTLQPEELTTTEVVKLYHGRQTIEAGFQEWKGTFHFGTPRLRKYEANAAFTQLVLFAFNLVRWAWRFLSTNSPKLAEAGSRLLVRVAARCRATIRCLGDTLRLVFSRGTPLAGAEITLNRATPYPYALLTPRMSSCSRET, translated from the coding sequence ATGGTGGGAGTGTGGCCGCTCCCAATCCACCATGTGGAGGTTCGACTGATGCAGTCTCATGGTACGACACCCAACATCGCTGCGCAAGCCATCAAGTCCACCACCCGACATGGTTTTCTCGTCGCTCTTGGCTGGGTAGCTCAAAGGCTCAACCTGGTTGAGATCCTGAATCGGCACCTGCGCATCAAGCAGAAGACCTACGCCCACACGCCGGTTGACAAGGTGGTCGAGGCGTTGGTTGCCATTCTCGGCAACTATCGCTACATGAAGGATCTCAACTTCGACCCTGAGCCGCTGGTCGCCGACCCTGCCGTAGCTCAAGCCTGGGGGCAGGAACGCTTTGCTCACTTTTCCACCGTCTGTGCGACCTTCAGCAAGCTGACGGAGGAGAACGTTCAGCAGCTTTCCGACGCACTCGCTGAGATCCAGGCCCCGCTGCTTCAGCAGGAGGTGGCTGCCGTAGCAGGTCCAGACCGCTCCGGAATGGTCATCGTCGACATTGACCTCACCGGCCAGAAGGTTCGGGGCGAGACCAGGCAGTACACCGGTACCGACTTCGGCTACATCCAGGGGAAGTTGGCCCGAGGCTATCAGATCGCAGCGGCCTTCCTCAGCGGGAAGCAGCAGCGCTTTGCCATCGACGGCCTTCTCAAGTCCGGCAAGGCCAACAGCCGTTCCGGCGCCTGCCTGCTCGAACTGATTCCCAGGATCGAAGCCCGGATTGGTCGTCCCCTGCGGCGAGTCGAATGGGTCGAGGCATGCCTGGCTCAGCAGAAGGCTCGGGTCAGGCAGCTGTATCAGCAACTGCAGACGGTATCAGGCAAGGGCAGCGCCCGCCGGAAGCAGAAGCTGCAGCGTGAGTTCCAGGAGGAGGTTCAGCACCTCCGTGAAGTGAACCAGCGACTCCGGCAGTACCGGCAGGAGAATCGGACGAACCTGGCTCCCCTCCGTATTCTGCTGCGAGCTGACAGCGCCTTTGGCACGCCGGAAGTGATCCAGCGCCTGCTGGAACTGGGGTATGAGTTCACCATCAAGTCCTACTCCGGGAGCAACGTCGCCTACAAGCACCTCTTCGACGCTGTACCGGCAGAGAACTGGGTTGAAGTCGAGAAGAACCGGTTTGCCTCCGAAGCCGTTACCGTACCTGGCCCCACTTTGCTCGCACCGTATCCGGTGCGACTGGTCGCCATGCGCCGCTGGGACGCCGATGGCCGGGAGGTCCGCAGCGTCATCCTGACTACGCTCCAGCCTGAGGAGCTCACCACGACAGAGGTCGTCAAGCTCTACCATGGACGGCAGACCATCGAAGCCGGGTTCCAGGAGTGGAAGGGCACGTTCCACTTTGGTACTCCTCGGCTGCGGAAGTATGAGGCCAACGCCGCCTTCACGCAGCTGGTCTTGTTCGCCTTCAACCTGGTGCGCTGGGCTTGGCGGTTTCTGAGCACGAACTCGCCCAAACTGGCCGAGGCGGGGAGTCGACTCTTGGTACGAGTAGCGGCCCGGTGCCGAGCAACCATTCGGTGCCTCGGCGACACGCTGCGGTTGGTGTTCAGCCGGGGTACTCCCCTGGCTGGAGCTGAGATTACCCTGAACCGGGCCACTCCCTACCCATACGCCCTTTTAACACCACGAATGTCGAGTTGTTCGCGTGAAACTTGA
- a CDS encoding FecCD family ABC transporter permease translates to MSSRNPAKVHRPAALLLLAGVLVLVALLSLRVGSIPVSTADAVAALTRYDPDNYSQLVVRTMRLPRTVIGLGVGAALAAAGAAMQAATRNPLAEPSLLGVNAGASFAIVAAVYFGHMTHPLQYLWFAFAGALGAAVLVYAIASAGGGASPVKLALAGVIVSALLGSWTTALLILNKETLEMVRFWLAGSLAGRSLNLLPPVAPFLAAGLLGVLLVGRQLNTLSLGEETARSLGMHTGRMRALVAVLVMLLAGSAVALAGPVGFVGLAVPHIVRAWIGADYRWILPFCLVLGPALLLGADILGRVMMRPAEVQVGVVTALVGAPFLIYLARRRQVAEP, encoded by the coding sequence ATGTCATCCCGTAACCCGGCGAAGGTCCATCGGCCGGCAGCCCTGCTGCTGCTGGCCGGCGTCCTTGTCCTCGTGGCGCTGTTGAGCCTGCGGGTGGGCTCGATCCCGGTCTCCACCGCCGACGCGGTGGCCGCGCTCACCCGCTACGACCCTGACAATTACAGCCAGCTCGTGGTGCGCACCATGCGCCTGCCGCGCACCGTGATCGGCCTGGGGGTGGGCGCCGCGCTGGCCGCAGCCGGGGCGGCCATGCAGGCCGCCACCCGGAACCCGCTGGCGGAGCCCTCCCTGCTGGGCGTGAACGCCGGCGCGTCCTTCGCGATCGTCGCCGCCGTCTACTTCGGCCACATGACCCACCCGCTCCAGTATCTCTGGTTCGCCTTCGCCGGCGCCCTGGGCGCCGCGGTGCTGGTCTACGCCATCGCCTCGGCCGGGGGCGGGGCATCGCCGGTGAAGCTGGCGCTGGCAGGCGTCATCGTCAGCGCCCTCCTGGGCTCGTGGACCACCGCGCTGCTGATCCTGAACAAGGAGACGCTGGAGATGGTGCGCTTCTGGCTGGCCGGCTCACTGGCCGGCCGCAGCCTGAACCTGCTCCCGCCGGTCGCCCCCTTCCTGGCGGCGGGGCTCCTGGGCGTCCTCCTGGTAGGACGGCAGCTGAACACCCTCAGCCTCGGCGAGGAAACGGCCCGGTCGCTGGGGATGCACACGGGGCGCATGCGGGCGCTGGTCGCCGTCCTGGTGATGCTGCTGGCCGGATCGGCGGTGGCGCTGGCGGGTCCCGTCGGTTTCGTGGGGCTTGCGGTGCCCCACATCGTCCGGGCGTGGATCGGCGCCGATTACCGCTGGATCCTCCCCTTCTGCCTGGTCCTGGGTCCGGCACTGCTCCTGGGTGCGGACATCCTCGGCCGGGTGATGATGCGTCCGGCGGAGGTACAGGTCGGCGTCGTGACGGCCTTGGTAGGCGCCCCTTTCCTGATCTACTTGGCGCGGCGCCGGCAGGTGGCGGAGCCATGA
- a CDS encoding ABC transporter substrate-binding protein has translation MLIRKLIPIRNSRLFPVLALLLAALLLAGCTNASGGGAAPGGSGSSPEPAESWSFVDDRGITVTLPERPTRVVAQSTAAAALWSLGVEVVGVFGPQRLPDGSNDPTVGDVDLSRVTSLGEAWGELDLEKLAALKPDLIVSIMYTPPELWYVLPDVEPQVRAIAPTVGITVGQRSIKEAMQRFEELAGALGADLNAPQVAAARQRFEEASEELRAALAEKPGLTAMFGAGSLETLWVSNPPYYGDLSYFQELGMQILVPENPESYWEALSWEQALRYQADVLFYDSRTEVTQPPELAAQVPTWSHIPAVKAGQVYPWVAVPPYSWDGLATILEDVAAAVREADPHVIP, from the coding sequence GTGCTGATCCGCAAGCTGATCCCGATCCGCAACTCCCGTCTGTTCCCCGTTCTCGCGCTCCTGCTCGCCGCTCTCCTCCTGGCCGGCTGTACGAACGCCTCCGGCGGGGGCGCTGCGCCCGGCGGCAGCGGAAGCAGCCCCGAGCCTGCCGAGTCCTGGAGCTTCGTGGACGACCGGGGCATCACGGTGACCCTGCCCGAGCGCCCGACCCGCGTGGTGGCGCAGTCCACGGCCGCGGCCGCGCTCTGGTCCCTGGGCGTCGAGGTGGTGGGCGTCTTCGGCCCGCAGCGGCTGCCGGACGGGAGCAACGATCCCACCGTCGGCGACGTCGACCTCAGCCGGGTGACCTCCCTGGGCGAGGCGTGGGGCGAGCTCGATCTGGAGAAGCTGGCGGCCCTGAAGCCCGACCTCATCGTCAGCATCATGTACACGCCGCCGGAGCTCTGGTACGTGTTGCCCGACGTGGAGCCGCAGGTACGGGCCATCGCCCCGACGGTGGGCATCACCGTGGGCCAGCGTTCCATCAAGGAGGCCATGCAGCGGTTCGAGGAGCTGGCCGGGGCCCTGGGTGCGGACCTGAACGCCCCGCAGGTGGCGGCGGCCCGGCAGCGGTTCGAGGAGGCCAGCGAGGAGCTGCGGGCGGCCCTGGCGGAGAAGCCCGGCCTGACGGCCATGTTCGGCGCCGGTTCCCTGGAGACGCTCTGGGTCAGCAACCCGCCCTACTACGGCGATCTCTCCTACTTCCAGGAGCTCGGCATGCAGATCCTCGTGCCCGAGAACCCGGAGTCTTACTGGGAGGCCCTGAGCTGGGAGCAGGCCCTCCGGTATCAGGCCGACGTGTTGTTCTACGACAGCCGCACTGAGGTGACGCAGCCGCCGGAGCTGGCGGCGCAGGTGCCCACCTGGTCGCACATCCCCGCGGTGAAGGCCGGGCAGGTCTACCCGTGGGTGGCCGTTCCCCCGTACAGCTGGGACGGTCTGGCGACCATCCTGGAGGACGTGGCGGCGGCGGTGCGCGAGGCGGATCCGCATGTCATCCCGTAA